The Euphorbia lathyris chromosome 3, ddEupLath1.1, whole genome shotgun sequence genome contains a region encoding:
- the LOC136222844 gene encoding stemmadenine O-acetyltransferase-like: MGLCCARITPFSSHVHNLKPFNLSLLDQVTPTTYSPLIFFYNIKNFHLKNTRITTQLKLSLSNTLNVYYPLSGRVKNNLIIDQFDAGVPYFEARVKGNLSDFIREPPMEMFNMFLPYEPFCQQQLDPTLGMLAVQVNIFDCRGIALGICFSHKINDGITSSSFMKTWAANSCGSGSYNKVVQPMFPLQKSLPSRYTSLMETLWFSKKAFRTRRFVFNESAVSALRAKGRSEYVENTTRVEALSAFIWKCLMKACENISGSPRSSVMSQAVNIRRLMKPRMSRYSIGNLVWSTIARYNPDETEMEMKELVSLVREGVGKVNSEYLKSFSGEKGSLAILEHLDELGEISMENPDVFSFYSWHTFGFSEIDFGYGKPVWVGIFGEANRNSASDSNFIILKDVGRNNAIEAWMTLDENIMDVLENDPEFLAFASLNPCITSD; this comes from the coding sequence atgggcctgtgttgtgcacgcatAACACCATTTTCTTCACATGTTCATAATCTGAAACCTTTCAATCTCAGCCTTTTAGACCAGGTTACACCAACAACTTATTCACCTCTAATTTTCTTCTACAACATTAAGAATTTTCATCTGAAAAACACCCGAATTACAACTCAACTAAAATTGTCACTCTCCAACACTCTAAATGTCTACTACCCTTTATCAGGAAGAGTGAAAAACAACCTTATTATCGACCAATTCGATGCTGGTGTTCCTTATTTCGAAGCTCGAGTAAAAGGTAATTTGTCTGATTTCATCCGAGAACCTCCAATGGAAATGTTCAACATGTTCCTTCCATATGAACCATTCTGCCAACAACAACTTGATCCAACGTTAGGAATGCTAGCTGTGCAAGTGAATATCTTCGACTGCAGGGGGATTGCACTTGGCATATGTTTCTCACACAAAATCAATGATGGAATAACAAGCAGTTCTTTTATGAAAACATGGGCAGCGAATTCGTGTGGTTCGGGTTCGTATAACAAAGTCGTACAGCCGATGTTTCCACTGCAGAAATCATTGCCTTCTCGCTATACATCATTGATGGAAACCCTATGGTTTAGTAAAAAAGCTTTCAGGACAAGGCGATTCGTGTTCAACGAGAGTGCAGTATCCGCCCTGAGAGCCAAAGGAAGAAGCGAATACGTAGAGAACACGACACGTGTTGAGGCGTTAAGTGCTTTTATATGGAAATGTTTAATGAAAGCTTGTGAAAACATATCAGGTTCTCCAAGGTCCTCTGTTATGTCTCAAGCTGTGAATATTCGCAGACTAATGAAGCCACGAATGTCGAGATATTCCATCGGAAACCTTGTTTGGTCCACGATTGCGAGGTATAATCCGGATGAGACGGAGATGGAGATGAAGGAATTGGTGAGTTTAGTAAGGGAAGGTGTAGGAAAAGTAAACAGTGAGTATTTGAAGAGTTTCTCAGGTGAAAAAGGGTCTCTTGCCATTTTAGAACATCTTGATGAGCTTGGAGAGATTTCCATGGAAAATCCTGATGTGTTTAGCTTTTATAGTTGGCATACATTTGGTTTTAGTGAGATTGATTTTGGATATGGAAAACCTGTTTGGGTTGGGATTTTTGGAGAGGCAAATAGAAATAGTGCAAGTGATTCAAATTTCATAATTCTGAAAGATGTTGGAAGAAATAATGCAATTGAAGCATGGATGACATTAGATGAGAACATCATGGATGTTTTGGAAAATGATCCTGAATTTCTTGCTTTTGCTTCTTTGAATCCATGTATAACGAGTGACTGA